TCACCTCCCGGTTTTTATTAAGGGTCTTGATGTGAGTTTGAAAGTGACCGGTCACAGGCATTAAAATGTAGCATTGTTTGGTCCCAAGAGAAGAGACCAGAAGTTGTATTCTATATCATATAATTATGCTCCTCATCTTTAACTTAGCTTTTAATTAAGTGTGCTAATTTCCTGTACCCttttttccaacattcttcGCTTTTCTGCCTATCCTATCTATAGTGGAAAGTAAGTTTCCTTCTTTTATACTCCCCcctttcttccttttcaattataaagtattattataattatcttctttttaattatacaatttatttttaataattatttacttttctcttattttttaacaatttaagTGAATGAAATGATATGATTActaaaatagtaattaatacTGTTTTATATTTTTGGGACTTGTTATTTGACATTAAAGGAGAtcgtatttttaaatttatggtATAGCAAAATAAAGTAGAtgggtggaagattggggctgGGGACAAAGTGAGATTGTTGGAGGACTCTTGGGCTAATAATACCAACTTAAAGGCAGTCTACCCTAGGTTATATTCTCTGTCACTAGACCAAGGATTTAAGGTGGGAGAGGTTGGTATCTGGGTTGATTCGGTGTGGGTGTGAAAATTAAGGTGGAGACGTCCTGGCTTCGAATTGGAATCTACTTTACACGAAGAATTGGGAGGGGTTGTGTGTGGTATAGAACCAGTGTTTTCACTGTAATAGGAAGATCTGGTTCTGTTTTGGTTGTGCAATGCGCTTTTGAATGTATATGTAATAGGTTGGGTATGGGATATTATGATTTTTCTGTGCTTTTTCAACCACACAGAAATGCTACTAGCTTAGTCACAGGCTAGGAAAGGTCTTTGTGTAACAGATAGATATGGTTTGTAAGACTTGGATGGGAGTTTATGTCCCGTTGAGCATTATAGAACAAAATGACGGTTCAGGTTGAGCAGCAGAGTTGGAAGGAGTATGTCTATGTTTAAGAAGCAGGTCAAGCAGGTGACAGTTCTGGTTGTGCTGCAGAGAATGAAGGAACACGTGGCAGGCCTATGGTTTGTACTTTACCTGAATTATCTGGTTTGCTTTGTTGTATTCTCTAGTCACAGCAGAATGTCACTATCTTAGCTAAAGACTAGGAAGGGTATTTCGTAAGTGCGGGTTGTGAAGGTTTGGAAGGATGGGCTCGAGAAGCAAGATGGAAGGAGCAATAAAAAGAAACAACAATAGCAAGGAACagattttaaagaagaaaaatgcaTTCGGTTAGGCAAAGCACTCCTCTTATGCGGTTGAGGTAGGAATTATACTATTAAGAGTGCCAAAGGGGTTTAGTATTGAAGAGAATTTatatagattttaaaaaattgatctACTTTGGGGTAGTAAGCCCATTTGGTTATGTATTAGGTGGAAACTTGCAATGCTGTTAGATGCTATGATTGTATTTTTGTTATCCTGAaatgttttagttttaatttattcttcgttgataaaaaaataacattttttatttactaattTCTTCTCCATTCCCCAGCATGATTCAACTTTCTATTTGGATTTCATTCACGTTGTTGCCGTTTGTATCAAATTCAATTATTAAAACTATGATTTAAGGTTTTTCATTTTGTACCACTCCTAACCGATGATACCTCACCCTGTTAAAACAATAAAGATGCCATCGTTCTAACAAATTAAAGTAAAGTCTCACTCTCAACCAAAAAGATAATCATAAATTGAAGTTTCATGTGACTCATAATTCAAGAGAAAAAACTCCAGAGAATATGATCAACGTACATTGCTCTCACTCTAATTAGGTAATGAATCagtttagtattttaaaataaaattttattttaaatatatactatttaattattaaaaaatgtaaaaattatttatttctaaaataagtaaattataccaacacatgaaaaaaatatacttattttataaaaaaagtacgAATAAACTTACCTAATATTAGAAAAGATGTATCTTTTGTTGCAGTTGACAAAGTTCAATATTTTCGAAACTACTCAAccaataataacttttttagatatttgtttcaattttcttaaaaaataaaaataacttattttgataatttgtgTGGAGTAACTTGGCAAAATTAAGTTGATAAAAAAACTGTTTTCAGAAACACGAAACAATATGTTTAATAATAAACATTGTGTAACTATATAACCACtctaatatttttgtaaaaatcaCATTAAAAAAGAGATTTTATACTAAACTTAAAGTTATTGCAGCAGATTGTTATAATATAATAGAAGaaggaaataataaataaaagaacatTAAAAAGAAAAGGATTTGAGCGAGTCAGAAGGAGAGAGAAGAGATGCTAAAGATAGGAGGAGAGAAGAAAGATGAGAAGGATGATAGCTGTTCCCGTGTACTCGCTGCCATCACAAAAACGATGAGCCTCTCATATTATCAACCATCGCTATTTTCATCACATTTCACTTCGATCTccatttttcttctcttcacCGCTCTCGGAGTTTCGCCTCGCGGCGTCGACGGCGACCTGAGGCATGGCGCAAGGCATGGCGAGTAACCGGAACGCCAGCGCGGAGGCCAGGAAGGTCATGGTAGTGGCCGACCCCACACGGGAGTCAGCGGGAGCGTTACAGTACGCCCTGTCGCATGCGGTCATCGACCAAGACGAGTTGATTCTGCTGCATGTTGAGAACCCTAGCTCCTGGCGCAACACTATTTCCACGTTCCTCAAGATGCCTTCGTTGGGAAGCTCCACCACTGCAACCCTTGAATTTGGCGGAGGAGGCGGCGCCGCCGCCGCGGCCGAGGGAGAAGGGGTTGATTTTCTGGAGGAGATGAAACACATTTGCAGGGCTTCTCAGCCAAAGATGAAAGTGCGTGCGATGATAGTTGAGATGGATGGAAAAGACAGGGCCACCACCATTCTTTCCCTCAGCAAAACCTATGGGGTCGATGTCATAGTTATAGGCCAGAAACGCAGTATTTCTTCTGCATTATTAGGGTTCGTATAACATGCTATTCTCATTCCAATTACCTATCCTTTAATCTTacgataaaatttaaatttagatacAGCGCTTATTACTGAGATGAACCTTCAATTTTGATTGAAAAACAACATCTGTGACATCTGATTCCAGGTTTTACTGCGAAATTTGCAGGTGGTATAGATTTCCtaattttcatataattaagtgttattaattttgtttcctaatttgtaaattttaaatatatttatctaGATATGGTTGTCTTGTTGATTTGGATATGAAATATAAGTTTTCTAGACATTGACATTGAAAAAATAGTGATATTGAACTGCTTGATAATTGTTCTTGTTTCTCTATCTAACTTTGCATGTTATTGATGTTTGCGTGTGAGACACTTTTTGTACTTTCTTAAATTCTTCTGTCTCCAGGAAGAGAAAGACAACCATATTATTTGTAGCTTCTGAAATTCTTTTTCTTTGAATACTTTGAATAGAATTTAGCTCGGATTTAATACCTGCCTAAATATTCTTTATACTGTTATTCAATGTTTATGTATGTGATGGTGAAGTTATAACCATGTTGCTAATGAGTTTTGTTGCATAGAAACAGATATAAGCGACCTGTAGGAGGATCTATGAAAGGGATGAAAGCCATAGACACAGCAGAGTATTTGATTCAAAACAGCTCCTGCACCTGTGTTAGTGTACAGAGAAAAGGCCAAAATGGAGGTTATGTTCTCAATTCAAAAACTCACAGAAATTTCTGGCTCTTAGCATGATTGGCTTTCACATACATACATGGATCATACCTTGGCCATCGCCATCCATGGTCAACATGGTTCTCTAGGACAGCGTGAACATATCAATTTCGCTGTGGTGGATAGATTTAGGAGAAACTTTTGTATAGGCACATATATTATTACATTATACATTAGGCACTCAAATCATTACTGACTTTTGCAAAAACCTTTTTTATGGTTAAACAGTTGTGTTTTTATGATGACAACCTTAAAATCATTTGCCAGATAATGATTTGAGTCCTGGTGATGAATAATGTCTATCTAAAAATTATTCTAGATTTAGTGAAATTGGTAAGAGTTCCGTGTAACTTGGTTATTTTGCAAATGGTGAGAAACCCATGTATGTTATCCTGGTGCTTAGATTGCATAGGGACTTGTATCTTGAAAGTGTAAcagattttttaatattaccTAATTACCCAAACTACGTATCTTAAAGACGAAATTTTCTACTTCTCTCATCTCAATGTTTGTCAGGAGAAAATATAGATTTCAATCTGTTTTTCCCTCTTGACTTATTAGGAAATATTCCTATCATACACACGTAAATCTCTGTTTTTATAAAAGGGCACACACGCAACAATGAAACCGCAACTCTCATTCTCATATTCCTGCACCTTTGCAAACATACTCCTACCCACAAAATAGAAACACTAGAAGTTAATGTAAAACCTATGATGCATATATACTACATGTATCAGATACAACATATATCgattatataaatgaaaattcaTAAATCATAATAATGAATTTGCAATTATTATTCTCAAAATCCAAATTAAAAAGTTGACTTTTTATTGTCTACTAATGTCTCATTCCGTTTTTCTGAAAAGGATAGATTTTACTGTTTGATTCATTAAAACACAATGATTCTAGGTCCCAATATATTGATTTATGTAACTTTTTGAATGAGAtactacatatatatatatatatatatatatatatatatatattcgatGTATCAGATTTGGTCGCATGAAGCGAATTCTATGTCCCAATGTATTGCAGTCCTGAAATATTCGTGGACAAAATTTGTGGAAAATTTTACTCCAAACCTTAACTTTCCTTGTCTAACAAGCAAATCTGATACAATGCAAATGGCCCAAAAAACAAAGGCTTCTCTTTCACAGTTAATATGATGAATTTGCAAATCTGTAATCAAGCCTTCAACAACTAAACATAAAACAATTTCATAAAGCAGGCAAGGCACGACTGAGGAACCATGCAGAGCATCCCACTAAATCAGAAAAGTACACATCAAATACAGGGAACCTTAAACTATACAATTACCTTAACAAGTTCAATGCATAAAAgcttaagataaaaaaaacatattcaatAGCCCCCACAATCTTCAATGCTTAATTTGCTAATGTTGCTTATGAACAAAGTAAGTAATGTGAATCCGTCAGTTTCAAGTGAATCATCTTCCTCCACAACCACATTTTTCAGGAAGAAAAACTATGGTTTCCACTAACACTATGTATCACTTTATCTGTTGACATCAGAATCTCATTTTTCAAAATACCCA
The sequence above is a segment of the Phaseolus vulgaris cultivar G19833 chromosome 2, P. vulgaris v2.0, whole genome shotgun sequence genome. Coding sequences within it:
- the LOC137812207 gene encoding uncharacterized protein, with translation MAQGMASNRNASAEARKVMVVADPTRESAGALQYALSHAVIDQDELILLHVENPSSWRNTISTFLKMPSLGSSTTATLEFGGGGGAAAAAEGEGVDFLEEMKHICRASQPKMKVRAMIVEMDGKDRATTILSLSKTYGVDVIVIGQKRSISSALLGYKRPVGGSMKGMKAIDTAEYLIQNSSCTCVSVQRKGQNGGYVLNSKTHRNFWLLA